From the genome of Marasmius oreades isolate 03SP1 chromosome 1, whole genome shotgun sequence:
AGTATCCTTGAGCTCAGCGTTCCTTGCGTGTTCTCACATTCAACTCGCAGTACAAGTGTAGACGAGTCCCAAAGGAAATATCGCGTCTGGTTACTTCGTGAGGAAAACTGTGCATCTACCTGTTATCTACGCAGCGATACCCGCTTGTATACTCGAATAATTGAATCGCTACTTGTTGTGCCAGAACAGCGTTGTCAAGTCTTTCCAGACGTCGGAATCACGATATAGATACGTCATAGAGTTGAACATTCCAGGTTGAATGGTTTCGCCTCTGTTGTGGAATAACCACATCACGGCTCCCCAAGATAACGCAGCAAACCATGAGAAATATTGAGCGTTTGGCGGTACGGGTTTCACAACAGAAGTACTGCGAGGCGATTGAGGTGAAGCATTATAGGGGGTGTCGGCCCTTGGGATGAAAGATGCTACCACCCGCGAGACGACATAAAGAACAATCTAAGAGAATTGATAAGAATGTGTGAAGGGTATTTGGAAGAAATTTAAATCGAACTTGCTCATTGACCGCTGTACGGTCACCAAATACCACATAACCACCCAACAACCCAGCGATGAAGGTGTCCAAGCTCCGCTCCTTTCCTCCGTTCGCCTTGCGCTGTAACAGTATCAACGTTTTATAAACTGACACAAATTTCGCCAGGTTGAACGCGTGTTGTCTCGTGGCTCGATAGATAACTCGAAGTCGTGATTTCCAACTTTACACGGCCGGTGTTTTCAGAATGGACTGAGAAGATCAGTAAATGCTGTTACTCACTCTCCCCTCCCGAACAATATTGACATTACAACGGCGTGAGGGAATCTGACTTTGACGCCATAGACGAATCCGTTCCGTGCGCCTTTGAGGATGGCGAGATAATCATGGAAGCCAGGATTAGTGATGATATCTCTGAGTGCAGATTCCATGAAGGAGAGACGTAACAAGGTGTATGAGCCGGGAGTATCACATGAAACAGCTCGAAAGTATCATTACACAGCCCGTTGACCACACCGAGTGGGCAAGTCGGACTCCGAAGCGCAGTTGCGCATGGTCGCTTGAGGTCATAGCAGCCAACGAGTGAACTGAGGATATATATCGACCATGAATTTGATGTGCAATAACATACCCTGAACACACATGTGACATCGCACTTGAAACCTCATCCAACACCATGTCAAAGGCGAAAACGAAACAAGAAGAGGCTCTACAACTTCTCGACGACCTCGACTCCTTTACACCTATACCAGACAGTACACATATCAAAGGGGAGTCTTCCAGCAACCCACCTGGAACCAGCAATGAAGGCGAGGCAGAAGTCCTCGCTTTCATCGACGAGATTACCCAGAAGAGTGCCGAGCCCACCAAGCATACTGCACAAATTGAACGTCCATTATCAAGAGCAGGGACTCCTACGTTGAGAAAAAGTACCGAACGTGTCAAACTTGGCACATCATCTCTAGGTACTTCCACAGCAGCAAGGGCAGCTACACCCCCCGCTTCCtccaagtccaatagctCGACTTCAGGTGCTCCTGCTCCATCGACGGGTGGAGCGTGGGGGTGGGGATCTGTTTGGAATACGGCTTCGGTTGCCTTGCAACAAGCGCGAAGTGTTGTCGATGAGCAGGTCAAGAATCTTCCGAATAATGAACACGCCAAGAAGTGGGGAGAGGGAATGATAGAATATGCGAAGAATGCAAAAATCGATAAGCTTGGTGAGTAGAATCATTGATTCGTTCGATACCCATCCAATCTGAAACATGAATTCAGGTCAAGATTTCAAACGGGTCGGCCTGTCTACATTGACGGACATTCTCAACGTTGTGGCCCCTCCAATTGCAGAGCACGAAGTAATTCAAGTGTGGTTAATTCATAACATGAAAGGCTATGATGGTGTCGAAAGTCTTGTCTACCGATCCATGGCTCGTGTAGGTTGAGCTCTCGCGCAGGTCTAGCAACTCTGTCCTGAATAATGATATATAGGTCATGGAACAAGTTGAGGGCGGAGATCTTGTCGTCAACCGAGGCCAGCCGTCCCAGCCGAAAGACGAAGGCAATACTGTTGCGAGAGATCTCAATGCCGTTGAAGGATATGAGGCTGCTGTTAAACTCGCTCAGGTCAGTCACAGTCCTGGATAAGACACGTCTCGATCCTGAAACATTATATTAGGCCAATTTGGACGAACTCATCAAGACCAAGCGTGCAGAACCTGTCCCGCAGTCTTCTGCACAGTCACCGACTTCATATTCTCATGTCTTTCTGCATGTCCAGCCATTCCTATCTTCGTACATAATACCTGCTGCATCTGACACAGCAATAGATGTTCAATCCTCGGCTCCTCCCGTACAAGCGAAACAACAACACCTTCAGTTCCTTATCTATCTTTCGGACCCATCACACAATTTAATCCATTTGACGATCACGCAGGCTGCTCCAGGTGCCTGGTTGGCGATATGGGATGATTATGATTGGGTCGAGGATCTTGTTGCGGAGTCTCTGCGTGTCGGAGTAGAGGTTGTTGCACAGGAATATGTGGTTTCCAGAATGGGTTGGGCTAAGTCTACGATTGGGGCTGAGTTAGCAACAGAagcggaagagaaggaactCAAAGAGGAAGAACAGAGTAAAGCTGAAGGTTCATGACTATTTGTATGATCTATGAACAGTTCAGGACGCAATTTTTTTCTGGTTCCTTTCAGTGTCGTTACGCTCAACTTAAGTATTCTGGGACTCTTCTTACCGCGGAGATGTCGGAGAAATTAAATGAGTAAACGGAACTTTCTAAGCCAGAACACTATATGTATTTATTTTTTGGGCTCCTCCGGCTTGGGAGGTGGCAACGGCTTGAGATTATCAGGTCTAATAGGCGCAGTTCCTTCGCCGATTTGCTCCCATGGGGAGAGTGATTCAAAGTTACTGGTGAGACCGCGTGAGTGAAATTGGAAAAGCAAATGACATGGACTTACCGGAATGCTTGCGAGAGCTGTAGAGGCTCGTAAACGACACGCTTCCGCTCCTCATCATAACGAACTTCCGTGTATCCCTATGATTGCATAATTACTAGAGGTTTGGGAAACAACATACAATACTCACTGTAAGCGGAAAATCTTTTCGCAATGGGTGTCCTTCGAAACCTGTACCACACTCAGTTATCGCAACAGTATTTGAAACAATAAGCGTACCATAATCAGTCAGGATACGGCGACTACAGTCATATTAGCGATGAAGAGAAGGTTCATGTAGGAAAAGGGTAACGTACAGATCAGGGTGCCCACTGAATAATATCCCGAACAAGTCCCATGCTTCACGTTCATACCTATCGGTTCGTTCATGAGATACAAAGAAACCATGATTTCAAAAGAACACGCACCAGTCAGCTCCCTTGAATAATTCGACAGAACTCGGAACGTGATCGCCCTCTCCGGCGTAGGTCTTAACTCTGATCCTCCCTGCGTGCTGCACGCTCAACAGATGATAGACTACTTCAAAACGCTTTTCTCTTTCCGGGAAATCCACGCCGCTTATATCCATGATGCTCTTGAATTGGCATTGTGAGTGGTCTCGGAGAAACTGCAGTACGGGAAGGACCGCCGAAGGACCAACGTAGAGCGTCAGTTCGTCCTTGACTACTGAGAATTGTTGAATGAACTTGGGGAGACATTGAGTGAGATATGACCCGTATGTATGAAGAGCTTCTGTAGTCTCAGCATATTTCGTGAGACTTGGATTGGGAGATGTCGGCTCAGTGAAGGGAGATGTCGAAGCTAGAAGGAAATGAGAATGAGTAGGATCGCTTATTTCTTCAAGGGGACGGATACCTTTTCGGCGAGAAGAGGAGTAAAGATAGTGAGCAGAGCGATATGCACTTGCTCGACGCAAGTTGTGGATTATTGCCCTCGAGAGCATGGGCGTTCACTCCAGCCAGATGTCGGATATAGCCGCCCTCTAGATCTCTCTCACACACCAACCACGCGCCAAATGCCAGACTCAGAGTCTCATTCCGTCCAGATTTTCGACTCTCTACCTTATTACGACAAAGAATTGGAATTATATCCTCAGCTCAAACAAAAGGTTGAACAAGAACTTGCTCGTCAACCCAAACCACCTTCAACCTTACACCCACGCGTTCCTCCTCCATTCGAGCTCTTTGCAGTCAGTGTAATTTCCATTTACGACCTCGATGAAACCATTACAACCACATCTCTTCAGAACAACCCTCTTCTGAAAGCCGAATTAGAGCGTGTGGAAGCGCACCAACCGTTTCCCCCTTTAGACACCGTCAGGTATCAATTGCCTGCTCCCATATCAAACCCCGCGGCTGAAGGGGAGTGGGCAGCTGCACTGAATAATGCGAGGGCACAATTGGAACACCAACGAATACGGTGCGTCCTATGTATTATTCTCCAAGACCTGTCCGTCTTGACAATTTCCCAGACAAACCAACTTGACCCTCCTGCAAAACTATGGATCCAATGCATGGAGGATACAAAATTACCTCCTTGAAGAGACTGCTAAAAATATTGAAAAGACACTTGAAGATTTGACGCAGCTTACGACGGACGTTAACCGAGAGCGCAAGAACACTCAAGTAGGAAGGCTGCCATTCTCAATTCCGCTAGTTATTTGACATTGAGTTTGACAGACGAAACTTGGGTCACAATTGACTTCATTAGAGACGAGATGGACTGAGCTCATTTCAGGGATCTTGCAAATAGAAATGGCGAATGTGGCACTAGATGCAGAAGTTGACCGACTAAACAAGCGGGAGGCGGAAATGGCGGAGATGCTTTGACTGTATATTATGTAATGCTATACATTTTTCCCTTTGCTGGTAGAACTGGACCGGACAGAGACCGTCGACCACCGAGTTGTGGGCAACTTTACGCTCGACATTCTAGTATTCTGGCGGTAACGTACGCCCCAGGTATGCCTGTTCTCTACTCAGCTCAATCTCGTGCAAAAGCTAACTGTTGTACCTTTTATACTCCCTCACTTAAGTCCTGTCTTGCTAGATCGTATCCACCAGGCAAAACGAGAGAAAGCAGGCGTCTTCTGACGCGTCTATGGCTAATAACGACAATGGAGTTACGGTCTCGTCAGAAATATCTGTGGGAAGGGAGGGACAGGGACAAGTGGCGGTTCTTAGCAATGTCGTCGATTTGACGAATGAAGGAGCTCAAATTCAGAACACCACTGCGCCTTCAACAGTTGCATCGTCTAGAAGCACGCATGAAGAAACAGAGAAGGGAAATACGAGTTCGAATAACACTACAAGTTCGACAAACTTGGCTACGGGTTCTACTGGACCGACAGTTGATTCCTCTGTTCCTCTGCATACAAAGCCAACTTTTATTCACCTGGGCTCAGGTTCTACGGTAACGCAGCCTAAACGGTTCAGCGCGGTCAATATCAACAAGAAATTTCTCGAGAAAACATCCAACACCCTTCCTACGGCCTCGTCTACTAGTTCATTAAAGACAGGACTTTCAACTTGTGAGTACACAAATCTATGTTccgttccatccattctcATGTATCTTTTCGGATTGCAGCCAGGCCCAACATTACTCCTTCTACTTCTCACCCTCGCCTGATCACCACCAAGCTCACTGCAAACCCTCAGTCGTCCTCCAGTCCAGGGCCTGGTTGGTCTCGACCCTCCTCTGTTACACCCCCAGCGGCGcccaattcaaattcaacaaCACCCAATGGTACCAAAAATCCTGCACAAACCAGTTCTACAACGGCAGCAAACAATTTAGCGTCGGTAGCGCCACAACTCCTCCTTGGCGGCAAGGTCATCCAGCCTCAACCACGTTCCGCTGTCCATTCTACTAGTATCCCGAAGGGTAACACGTTATCAGGAGGGAATTCAAACAAACCAGTATGGGGGAACGTGAAGGCAGGTGTGAGCGCTGCACGTGCTATTTCCAGTGACTTCCCTACCGCTGCGGAGGTTGCGCAAGGTTTGTCCATGCTCTTGTTGTACTTGAGTACAACTAAGCAACAATTTAGGCACTTCAAGTCGACTAGGAAAGAGTACTGAGATGAAGGAATTGGAAGCAGCCAGTAAGCAGGCTCGCTTGGAAGAGGCCGATACATTTCGCGGTGTGCATCTGGATCCAAATGCACATCATTGGGATGAGGTGCGCAAACTTCTAGTCAGTTCACAGCAACACCATTCATTCCAATCGGTGCTAGATggaagaagacgacgacAATTTTCTTGACGGTGTTATCGAATTTGGAGACGGTCGCCAGTATAATGTCGACACGAACCACACCCACACCCCACCTAGTGAAGAGCTTACTCCACCTACCACTTCGGTCTTGGGCGTGGAAAGGGAAGACAGGTCCGTCGAGATCTCCAATGAGCCCGTGAGCAAAGAGGAGCGTTTTGTAGATGATTTCGACCGCAGTTGGCCGCGGACGGGACTATCATCAAGTTCGGCAGCCACAACATCAGAGACTTTTACTCGCTTACCAGCTTTGACAACTCAGTCAGAATTTTCAAAGGttttgttcaatgagagaTCCAATCGGTTAGAGCCATACAGCAATACTCGACCGTCCCAG
Proteins encoded in this window:
- a CDS encoding uncharacterized protein (BUSCO:EOG09264NDD); the protein is MSKAKTKQEEALQLLDDLDSFTPIPDSTHIKGESSSNPPGTSNEGEAEVLAFIDEITQKSAEPTKHTAQIERPLSRAGTPTLRKSTERVKLGTSSLGTSTAARAATPPASSKSNSSTSGAPAPSTGGAWGWGSVWNTASVALQQARSVVDEQVKNLPNNEHAKKWGEGMIEYAKNAKIDKLGQDFKRVGLSTLTDILNVVAPPIAEHEVIQVWLIHNMKGYDGVESLVYRSMARVMEQVEGGDLVVNRGQPSQPKDEGNTVARDLNAVEGYEAAVKLAQANLDELIKTKRAEPVPQSSAQSPTSYSHVFLHVQPFLSSYIIPAASDTAIDVQSSAPPVQAKQQHLQFLIYLSDPSHNLIHLTITQAAPGAWLAIWDDYDWVEDLVAESLRVGVEVVAQEYVVSRMGWAKSTIGAELATEAEEKELKEEEQSKAEGS
- the ALI1 gene encoding Putative NADH-ubiquinone oxidoreductase 30.4 kDa subunit, mitochondrial encodes the protein MLSRAIIHNLRRASAYRSAHYLYSSSRRKASTSPFTEPTSPNPSLTKYAETTEALHTYGSYLTQCLPKFIQQFSVVKDELTLYVGPSAVLPVLQFLRDHSQCQFKSIMDISGVDFPEREKRFEVVYHLLSVQHAGRIRVKTYAGEGDHVPSSVELFKGADWYEREAWDLFGILFSGHPDLRRILTDYGFEGHPLRKDFPLTGYTEVRYDEERKRVVYEPLQLSQAFRNFESLSPWEQIGEGTAPIRPDNLKPLPPPKPEEPKK